The Blautia hydrogenotrophica DSM 10507 genome window below encodes:
- a CDS encoding TfoX/Sxy family protein, with protein MAQKELALYVAEQLAPLGEIRYIPMMGGWLFYYREKLIGGIYGDGFAVKDTSVSRRFMPECREEVWTDTPAALLPCTILEDSGKLCQMVREMYSELPEPKAKKTRKRRRTTNGI; from the coding sequence ATGGCGCAAAAGGAACTGGCGCTTTATGTCGCAGAACAGCTGGCTCCGTTGGGAGAAATCCGATACATACCCATGATGGGCGGCTGGCTGTTTTACTATCGTGAAAAGTTGATCGGCGGGATATATGGCGATGGGTTCGCCGTAAAAGACACTTCTGTTTCCAGGCGGTTTATGCCGGAGTGTCGGGAAGAGGTGTGGACGGATACTCCGGCGGCGCTGCTTCCTTGTACGATTTTGGAAGACAGCGGGAAGCTATGCCAGATGGTCAGAGAAATGTATTCGGAACTTCCGGAGCCAAAGGCAAAGAAAACCAGGAAAAGAAGGAGAACGACAAATGGCATTTGA
- a CDS encoding PH domain-containing protein, whose translation MIDFKNGSVFKLKRTGKFNNEKVIAPLFVPGEIFIGEYQAIRDYIIFTNKRAIAVNVQGVTGKKKDFTTLPYSKIQLFSVETAGILDLDSELDLYYSGIGLVKFEFTGESDIVNIARIIGEYLL comes from the coding sequence ATGATTGATTTTAAAAATGGAAGCGTATTCAAATTAAAAAGAACCGGGAAATTTAACAACGAAAAAGTGATCGCCCCACTTTTTGTACCCGGTGAGATCTTTATTGGCGAGTACCAGGCAATCCGCGATTACATTATCTTCACTAACAAGCGGGCAATCGCTGTTAACGTTCAAGGTGTTACCGGGAAGAAGAAGGATTTCACAACTCTTCCCTACTCAAAAATCCAGCTTTTTTCAGTGGAAACCGCTGGTATTTTGGATTTGGACAGTGAGCTTGACCTGTACTACAGCGGTATTGGATTAGTTAAATTTGAGTTCACTGGTGAAAGCGATATCGTGAATATCGCTAGAATAATCGGCGAATATCTCTTATAA
- a CDS encoding helix-turn-helix transcriptional regulator, producing MKTDRLIGILSVLLQKEKCTAPELAEKFEVSRRTINRDIEALCKAGIPVCTVQGAKGGIRIMEGYRIDRTLLTSRDMQMILTGLRSLDSVSGSSYYMQLMEKLQAGASDFVSGRDSMLIDLSSWYKESLAPKISLIQEAIEEHSQIAFHYFAPGGESVRMVEPYYLIFKWSSWYVWGWCRKREDFRMFKLNRMEDLKKTERKFVPKQVPMPDLSNERIFPANIRVKVHFEPDAKWRLVEEFGPHCFKEQKDGRLLFEMDYTDESSLIGWLLTFGEKAKVLEPAEVREKLLKTAESIASIYRKEDRG from the coding sequence ATGAAGACAGACAGGCTGATCGGTATTTTATCCGTTCTTTTGCAGAAAGAAAAGTGTACAGCGCCGGAACTGGCAGAGAAATTTGAGGTTTCCAGAAGAACGATAAATCGGGATATAGAGGCATTGTGCAAAGCAGGGATTCCAGTCTGCACGGTACAGGGAGCCAAGGGAGGCATCCGTATCATGGAAGGGTATCGGATAGACCGAACTCTTCTGACTTCCAGGGACATGCAGATGATTTTGACGGGGCTACGGAGTCTGGACAGCGTCAGTGGGAGCAGTTATTACATGCAGCTGATGGAAAAGCTGCAGGCTGGGGCATCGGATTTTGTCAGCGGCAGGGATTCTATGCTGATTGATCTGTCATCCTGGTATAAGGAGTCTCTTGCGCCGAAAATTTCTTTGATTCAGGAAGCCATTGAAGAACACAGCCAGATTGCTTTTCACTATTTTGCTCCCGGTGGCGAGAGTGTTCGAATGGTAGAACCTTATTATCTGATTTTTAAATGGTCTAGCTGGTATGTCTGGGGATGGTGCCGGAAAAGAGAGGATTTTCGTATGTTCAAACTGAACCGGATGGAGGATCTGAAAAAGACGGAGAGAAAATTTGTCCCAAAACAGGTACCCATGCCTGATCTTTCTAATGAGAGAATTTTTCCGGCAAATATCCGGGTAAAGGTTCATTTTGAGCCAGATGCAAAATGGCGGCTGGTGGAAGAGTTTGGTCCTCACTGTTTCAAAGAGCAGAAAGATGGACGGTTACTGTTTGAGATGGATTATACCGATGAAAGTTCCCTGATAGGCTGGTTGCTGACTTTCGGGGAAAAGGCCAAGGTGCTGGAGCCGGCTGAAGTAAGGGAAAAACTGCTGAAAACGGCGGAAAGCATTGCGTCTATTTACCGAAAAGAGGACAGAGGTTAA
- a CDS encoding DUF1697 domain-containing protein gives MRRYIAFLRGINISGKNKIPMAELKKSFENQNFSQVKTYLNSGNVIFSSDEDHLDKLTGQIESTIKKQFGFDIPVFVISKEELHTLLHNAPDWWGSGAKEIYDNLIFILPPATFSEVFLEIGEPKEAFEKIEHYKNAVFWSFSRKDYQKTNWWSKTASASVSHKLTIRTANTVRKVSKM, from the coding sequence ATGAGAAGATATATCGCATTTTTACGTGGCATTAACATAAGCGGAAAAAATAAAATTCCCATGGCTGAACTGAAAAAAAGCTTTGAAAATCAGAATTTTTCGCAGGTAAAAACATACCTGAACAGCGGAAATGTAATTTTTTCCAGCGACGAAGATCACCTGGACAAGCTGACAGGCCAAATAGAATCCACGATTAAAAAGCAATTTGGCTTTGACATCCCTGTTTTCGTTATATCAAAAGAAGAACTCCATACTCTTTTACACAACGCGCCTGACTGGTGGGGAAGCGGGGCCAAAGAAATCTATGACAATTTGATTTTCATCCTGCCTCCGGCCACCTTCAGCGAGGTGTTCCTTGAGATCGGCGAGCCCAAAGAGGCCTTTGAAAAAATTGAACACTATAAGAACGCAGTGTTCTGGTCTTTCAGCCGAAAAGATTATCAAAAGACAAACTGGTGGTCAAAGACGGCAAGCGCGTCCGTCAGCCACAAATTGACGATAAGAACGGCAAACACTGTCAGAAAAGTTTCTAAGATGTGA
- a CDS encoding GNAT family N-acetyltransferase, producing MDKKDNKNQYIIRNLRHDEIGLWEDFLSEAIYVPERVKPPAKEIIELPERKLYIEEFGIRPGDNCLVADFGGKAIGAVWARIMDDYGHVDDETPFIAISLYREYRGQGIGSRMMREMLEQLKAQGYKRASLSVQKTNYAVKMYRKLGFAIVDENEEEYIMVCELQGGAKI from the coding sequence GTGGATAAAAAAGACAATAAGAATCAGTATATAATCCGTAATCTGCGTCATGATGAGATTGGATTGTGGGAGGATTTCCTTTCTGAGGCCATATATGTTCCAGAGAGAGTAAAGCCTCCTGCAAAAGAGATTATAGAGCTGCCTGAACGGAAGCTTTATATCGAAGAGTTTGGAATAAGACCAGGGGATAATTGTCTGGTTGCCGATTTTGGCGGCAAGGCTATAGGGGCAGTTTGGGCGAGAATTATGGATGACTATGGGCATGTAGATGATGAGACGCCGTTCATTGCCATCTCATTATACAGAGAATATAGAGGTCAAGGAATTGGATCCCGAATGATGCGGGAGATGCTAGAACAGCTGAAGGCACAAGGATATAAAAGAGCGTCACTGTCCGTACAGAAGACAAATTACGCAGTAAAAATGTATAGAAAACTCGGATTTGCAATAGTGGATGAAAACGAAGAAGAATATATCATGGTATGCGAATTACAGGGAGGTGCCAAGATATGA
- the rlmD gene encoding 23S rRNA (uracil(1939)-C(5))-methyltransferase RlmD has product MNYQKNDILCLRITDMGNDGEGIGKTEDGYTLFVKDAVIGDKVQVKIIKAKKSYGYGRLMEVLEPSPDRVEPLCPQARPCGGCQLQALSYEKQLEYKQNRVKSHLERIGGFSDIPMEPIIGMEEPYYYRNKAQFPVGRNKEGRIVTGFYAGRTHSIVETRRCYLGVLGNEEILNRVIDWMEENQVEPYDEKSGSGLVRHILIRYGFSSGEWMVCLVINGDKLPAKERLIRTLIEINGMTSITANVNTRRDNVILGEKILPVWGQTYITDQIGEVSYEISPLSFYQVNPLQTRKLYEKALEYAKLQGNEVVWDLYCGIGTISLFLAQKAKKVYGVEIVPDAVRDAKRNAKINGMKNVEFFVGKAEEILPKKRKSEGVYADVIVVDPPRKGCDRALLDTILEMGPRRVVYVSCDSATLARDLKYLCGDGGYRLEKVCPVDQFGMTVHVETICLLERK; this is encoded by the coding sequence ATGAACTATCAGAAAAATGATATTCTTTGCCTGAGAATCACCGATATGGGAAATGACGGTGAGGGGATTGGGAAGACAGAAGACGGGTACACTTTGTTTGTCAAAGATGCGGTGATTGGCGACAAAGTGCAAGTTAAAATTATCAAGGCGAAAAAAAGCTATGGCTATGGTCGGTTGATGGAAGTGTTGGAGCCTTCTCCGGATCGGGTGGAACCTTTGTGTCCGCAGGCTAGGCCCTGCGGAGGCTGTCAGCTTCAAGCTTTGTCTTATGAGAAGCAACTAGAATATAAACAGAACAGGGTGAAAAGTCACCTGGAGAGAATCGGCGGGTTTTCTGACATCCCTATGGAGCCGATTATTGGAATGGAAGAGCCTTATTACTATCGCAATAAGGCTCAATTTCCTGTAGGAAGAAATAAAGAAGGAAGAATTGTCACGGGCTTTTATGCGGGCCGTACACACAGCATTGTGGAAACCCGCAGGTGTTACTTGGGAGTTTTGGGAAATGAAGAGATCTTAAATCGGGTGATCGACTGGATGGAAGAAAATCAAGTGGAACCCTATGATGAAAAGAGCGGTTCTGGCTTAGTACGCCATATCTTGATTCGCTATGGTTTTTCCAGTGGTGAGTGGATGGTCTGTCTCGTGATAAATGGAGACAAGCTGCCTGCTAAGGAAAGACTAATCCGCACGCTCATCGAAATAAATGGGATGACCAGTATTACAGCGAATGTGAATACCAGGAGAGACAATGTGATTCTGGGCGAGAAGATTTTGCCAGTCTGGGGCCAGACTTATATTACCGACCAGATCGGGGAGGTATCTTATGAGATTTCTCCACTGTCTTTTTATCAGGTAAACCCCTTGCAGACCCGTAAGCTATATGAAAAAGCGTTGGAGTATGCCAAGCTGCAAGGCAATGAGGTTGTCTGGGACTTGTATTGCGGAATTGGTACGATCTCTCTTTTTCTGGCTCAGAAAGCGAAAAAAGTCTACGGTGTGGAGATTGTGCCGGATGCCGTCAGAGACGCCAAACGGAATGCGAAGATCAACGGTATGAAGAATGTGGAGTTTTTCGTGGGAAAGGCAGAGGAAATTCTGCCGAAGAAGCGTAAAAGTGAAGGGGTGTATGCGGATGTCATTGTGGTGGATCCGCCCCGGAAAGGCTGCGACAGGGCTTTGTTAGATACCATCCTGGAAATGGGACCAAGACGTGTGGTGTATGTTAGTTGCGACAGCGCGACCTTAGCCAGAGATTTGAAGTATCTGTGCGGAGATGGAGGGTATCGGCTGGAGAAGGTGTGCCCGGTTGACCAATTTGGGATGACGGTGCATGTGGAGACAATCTGCCTTTTAGAACGCAAATAA
- a CDS encoding RNHCP domain-containing protein: MNRENKRKKYEKHYYKNHACTDSFTCKVCGRLVVPQGAGSGHRNHCPNCLSSQHLDNEPGDREADCGGVMEPVAVWVRKNGEWALIHRCRICGKLSSNRVAADDNPMKLMAIAMKPLCEPPFPVERIEELTALMGGDGSLKY; the protein is encoded by the coding sequence ATGAACCGTGAGAACAAACGAAAAAAATACGAGAAACATTATTATAAAAATCATGCCTGCACCGATTCTTTTACCTGTAAGGTGTGCGGGCGCCTAGTTGTTCCGCAAGGAGCAGGATCCGGACACAGGAACCACTGCCCGAATTGTCTGAGCAGCCAGCATCTGGATAATGAACCTGGGGACAGGGAAGCAGACTGCGGAGGAGTCATGGAGCCAGTTGCTGTATGGGTAAGAAAAAATGGCGAATGGGCCCTCATACACCGGTGCCGTATCTGTGGAAAACTGTCATCCAACCGGGTGGCAGCGGATGATAACCCGATGAAACTTATGGCGATTGCCATGAAGCCATTGTGTGAACCGCCGTTCCCGGTGGAGCGCATTGAGGAACTGACCGCCCTTATGGGAGGTGACGGCAGCTTAAAATATTGA
- the trxA gene encoding thioredoxin, which yields MSIINIHKSNFQREVMNSDKPVLLDFWAPWCGPCRRVTPIIEEISNERSDIKVCKVNVDEEPELAGEFGIMSIPTLVTVKNGQVVGQTVGARPKNMILEMLQGGAENGTF from the coding sequence ATGTCTATCATTAATATTCATAAAAGTAATTTTCAAAGAGAAGTGATGAACTCAGATAAACCGGTTCTTTTAGATTTTTGGGCTCCCTGGTGTGGCCCATGCCGCAGGGTAACTCCGATTATAGAAGAAATTTCCAATGAACGGTCCGATATCAAGGTGTGTAAGGTCAATGTAGATGAAGAACCGGAATTGGCCGGAGAGTTCGGAATTATGAGCATTCCTACATTAGTAACGGTGAAGAATGGACAGGTTGTCGGTCAAACGGTGGGTGCGAGGCCGAAAAATATGATTTTAGAA
- a CDS encoding GyrI-like domain-containing protein: protein MAFDYKKEYREFYLPSKKPQLVEIPKMKYIAVRGKGNPNEEGGAYKESIGLLYGIAFTIKMSKKSSHEIQGYFDYVVPPLEGFWQQEGIEGIDYERKEKFQWISVIRLPDFVKKQDFDWAVQEAERKKKQDFSKVEFVTVEEGLCVQCMHMGAFDEEPRTIALMDAFLRENGYENDFSNGRMHHEIYLSDARRVPQEKWRTVIRHPVRKR, encoded by the coding sequence ATGGCATTTGATTATAAAAAAGAATACAGAGAATTTTATCTTCCGAGTAAGAAACCGCAGCTTGTGGAGATCCCGAAGATGAAGTATATTGCGGTCCGGGGGAAAGGGAATCCCAATGAAGAAGGCGGAGCATATAAGGAATCGATTGGGCTTTTGTATGGAATTGCGTTTACCATTAAGATGAGTAAAAAAAGCAGTCACGAAATTCAGGGATATTTTGACTATGTGGTGCCTCCTCTGGAAGGCTTTTGGCAGCAGGAGGGCATAGAAGGAATTGACTATGAAAGAAAGGAAAAATTTCAGTGGATTTCCGTAATCCGCTTACCGGATTTTGTAAAGAAGCAGGACTTTGACTGGGCGGTTCAGGAGGCAGAGAGGAAAAAGAAGCAAGATTTTTCAAAGGTGGAGTTTGTTACAGTTGAAGAGGGTTTGTGTGTTCAGTGTATGCATATGGGCGCTTTTGACGAAGAACCCCGGACCATTGCTCTGATGGATGCTTTTCTCAGAGAAAATGGATATGAAAATGATTTTTCCAATGGCCGGATGCATCATGAAATCTATCTCTCGGATGCCAGGCGCGTCCCGCAGGAAAAGTGGAGGACGGTGATCCGCCATCCGGTAAGGAAGAGGTGA
- a CDS encoding SDR family NAD(P)-dependent oxidoreductase, translated as MRLKNKVAIITGGSRGIGFATADKFLSEGAIVIITASSQKSADQAVEKLREKYPEATVAGISPNLASLESVREMFKRATEKYGCVDILVNNAGVSESTPFMEYTEETFDKVMDLNVKGVFNATRAAAECMVARGSGVILSTSSMVSISGQPSGFAYPASKFAVNGLTVSLARELGPKGIRVNAVAPGITQTDMMKAVPKEVLEPLTANIPLRRLGRPEDIANAFIFLASEEASYITGVVLSVDGMARA; from the coding sequence ATGAGATTAAAGAATAAAGTTGCCATTATCACCGGAGGAAGTCGTGGAATCGGATTTGCCACTGCAGATAAGTTTTTGAGTGAAGGAGCTATTGTAATCATAACTGCAAGTTCTCAGAAATCTGCGGACCAAGCGGTTGAAAAATTAAGAGAAAAATATCCGGAGGCGACTGTGGCGGGAATCAGCCCGAATCTGGCCAGTTTAGAATCAGTCCGCGAAATGTTTAAGAGAGCTACAGAGAAGTATGGCTGTGTGGACATCCTGGTAAACAACGCAGGTGTTTCCGAGAGCACTCCATTTATGGAATACACAGAGGAGACTTTTGATAAAGTCATGGATTTGAATGTGAAAGGGGTCTTTAATGCTACCCGGGCAGCAGCAGAGTGTATGGTTGCCAGGGGAAGCGGAGTGATTCTTTCCACCTCATCTATGGTGAGCATTTCTGGCCAGCCCAGCGGTTTTGCATATCCTGCGTCTAAGTTTGCGGTGAACGGGCTGACAGTATCTTTGGCACGAGAACTAGGGCCAAAGGGTATCCGGGTAAACGCTGTGGCTCCTGGCATCACACAGACAGACATGATGAAAGCGGTTCCCAAAGAAGTTCTGGAACCACTGACTGCAAACATTCCCCTGCGCCGTCTGGGAAGGCCGGAGGATATCGCCAATGCCTTCATATTTTTGGCTTCTGAAGAGGCTTCGTATATTACTGGGGTTGTACTGAGTGTAGATGGGATGGCAAGAGCTTGA